One stretch of Actinomycetota bacterium DNA includes these proteins:
- a CDS encoding adenylosuccinate synthase has product MAGIVLVGAQWGDEGKGKITDLLADDFDYVVRFQGGNNAGHTVIHGGRTLKLHLIPSGIMYPHITPVIGNGCVIDPKVLLEEMDSIEADGLSTHRLLISCNAHLIMPYHRDLDGASERRLGKLEIGTTRRGIGPAYMDKASRMGLRIQDLTDEHIFRKKVEAALHEKNDLLEKLYGLPTYTVDQIADEYLAYAERIKPHIADTSFVINKALDAEQWVFFEGAQGTLLDLDHGTYPFVTSSSPTAGGACTGAGVGPKRVDRVLGIAKAYITRVGSGPFPTELPSEPGSIGEHLTKVGGEYGTTTGRQRRCGWYDAVIIRYAVQVSGITDLVITKLDVLSDLETIKVCVAYRYEGKRYDNLPCHQTVFHHAQPVYEEVPGWNADITGCRSFEELPKEARDYIMLLEDLAEVPVSIVAVGPEREQTIMRRWERRP; this is encoded by the coding sequence ATGGCCGGCATCGTGCTGGTCGGCGCCCAGTGGGGCGACGAGGGCAAGGGCAAGATCACCGACCTGCTGGCGGACGACTTCGACTACGTCGTGCGCTTCCAGGGAGGCAACAACGCGGGGCACACCGTCATCCACGGCGGGCGCACGCTCAAGCTGCACCTCATCCCGTCCGGGATCATGTATCCGCACATCACGCCGGTCATCGGCAACGGGTGCGTCATCGACCCGAAGGTGCTGCTCGAGGAGATGGACTCGATCGAGGCCGACGGCCTGTCGACCCACCGTCTGCTCATCAGCTGCAACGCGCACCTCATCATGCCGTACCACCGCGACCTCGATGGTGCGAGCGAGCGCCGCCTCGGCAAGCTCGAGATCGGGACGACGCGGCGCGGCATCGGCCCGGCGTACATGGACAAGGCCTCGCGCATGGGCCTGCGCATCCAGGATCTCACCGACGAGCACATCTTCCGCAAGAAGGTCGAGGCGGCGCTCCACGAGAAGAACGACCTGCTCGAGAAGCTCTATGGCCTGCCGACCTACACGGTCGACCAGATCGCCGACGAGTACCTCGCCTACGCCGAGCGCATCAAGCCGCACATCGCCGACACGTCGTTCGTCATCAACAAGGCGCTCGACGCCGAACAGTGGGTCTTCTTCGAAGGCGCGCAGGGCACCCTGCTCGACCTCGACCACGGGACCTACCCGTTCGTCACGTCTTCCTCGCCGACGGCGGGCGGCGCGTGCACGGGCGCGGGCGTGGGCCCGAAGCGTGTGGACCGCGTGCTCGGCATCGCGAAGGCCTACATCACGCGCGTGGGCTCGGGTCCGTTCCCGACCGAGCTGCCCTCGGAGCCTGGCAGCATCGGCGAGCACCTGACGAAGGTCGGCGGCGAGTACGGCACCACCACCGGCCGCCAGCGCCGCTGCGGCTGGTACGACGCCGTCATCATCCGCTACGCGGTGCAGGTCTCGGGGATAACCGACCTCGTCATCACGAAGCTCGACGTGCTGTCGGACCTCGAGACGATCAAGGTCTGCGTCGCCTACCGCTACGAGGGCAAGCGCTACGACAACCTGCCGTGCCACCAGACGGTCTTCCATCACGCCCAGCCGGTGTACGAGGAAGTGCCGGGCTGGAACGCGGACATCACCGGGTGCCGCAGCTTCGAGGAGCTGCCGAAGGAGGCGCGCGACTACATCATGCTGCTCGAGGACCTCGCCGAGGTGCCGGTCTCGATCGTTGCGGTCGGGCCGGAGCGCGAGCAGACGATCATGCGCCGCTGGGAGCGGCGGCCCTAG